In one Brassica oleracea var. oleracea cultivar TO1000 chromosome C9, BOL, whole genome shotgun sequence genomic region, the following are encoded:
- the LOC106315627 gene encoding uncharacterized protein LOC106315627, translating into MSDKGRPLPKFGEWDVNDPASAEGFTVIFNKARDEKKTGGKPGSPGKSTDGHAKSGGGGGDPSKPHPKKWLCCMQSPAVDS; encoded by the exons ATGTCG GACAAAGGTCGTCCCTTGCCGAAGTTTGGAGAATGGGATGTGAATGACCCAGCATCAGCTGAAGGTTTCACGGTGATATTCAACAAAGCCAGGGATGAGAAAAAGACTGGTGGCAAACCCGGATCACCCGGTAAATCCACTGATGGTCATGCTAAGTCCGGAGGAGGAGGAGGAGATCCTAGTAAACCTCATCCT AAAAAATGGCTCTGCTGCATGCAATCTCCGGCTGTGGACTCTTGA